In a genomic window of Nitrospinota bacterium:
- a CDS encoding helicase, translating to MPRVNTFKVNVQTGSQGMNEPVYFNFNNHKLEFENVNGSAESGKNFEGDFEVNSFAHSLTLVGPQSGKWDIEKISVEYNCENEKPYTVRFGAVTLDETTEVNIWQDPPVPAIDV from the coding sequence ATGCCAAGAGTCAACACTTTTAAAGTAAATGTGCAAACCGGTTCACAGGGAATGAATGAGCCGGTATATTTTAATTTCAATAATCACAAACTGGAATTTGAAAATGTTAACGGTTCAGCTGAATCTGGAAAAAACTTTGAGGGCGACTTTGAGGTTAACAGCTTTGCCCATAGCTTGACTTTGGTGGGTCCTCAGTCAGGAAAATGGGATATAGAAAAAATCTCCGTTGAGTATAACTGCGAAAATGAAAAGCCATATACTGTCCGGTTTGGTGCAGTTACTTTAGATGAGACGACAGAAGTAAATATCTGGCAAGACCCGCCTGTTCCCGCTATTGATGTTTAA
- a CDS encoding DUF3108 domain-containing protein, with amino-acid sequence MNILRRVQQLPPIRRDGPFAGETLHYDISFLWFENAASAKVSFFEKQGKYFSVLEASTKGFVGFFTAYRKHFYKTEFEVIDYGRKLRPKTFLRQVTIASNVETTTHKFDYANRLHIWEKYANDEKIESGQNELPFEGAFHDILTAFYNIRNSAYGKLEKGKKFIIKTIPEKGHSEISVHILPETDQERIRTEEKRDKHDDLLLDVIVPKEIFKTKTGKITFWSSKHYIPTETTVKDYILLGDLHARFTSREIH; translated from the coding sequence ATCAATATTCTTAGGCGAGTACAACAACTTCCTCCCATCAGGAGAGATGGCCCGTTTGCCGGGGAAACCCTGCACTATGACATCAGTTTCCTCTGGTTTGAAAATGCCGCCTCTGCCAAAGTGAGTTTTTTTGAAAAGCAGGGTAAATATTTTTCAGTCCTGGAAGCCAGCACAAAAGGTTTTGTCGGTTTCTTCACAGCCTACCGCAAACATTTTTACAAAACAGAGTTCGAGGTAATTGATTACGGAAGAAAATTGAGGCCCAAAACTTTCCTGCGACAGGTCACGATTGCAAGCAATGTTGAAACCACCACGCACAAATTTGATTATGCTAACCGACTGCACATATGGGAAAAATACGCGAATGATGAAAAAATTGAAAGCGGACAAAATGAGCTCCCATTCGAAGGTGCATTTCACGATATCCTCACCGCTTTTTACAACATACGAAACAGCGCATACGGAAAACTTGAAAAAGGAAAAAAGTTCATCATCAAAACTATTCCTGAAAAGGGACACAGTGAAATTTCCGTCCACATCTTGCCGGAAACGGATCAAGAGCGGATCAGAACCGAAGAGAAACGCGACAAACACGACGACCTGCTGCTCGATGTCATCGTACCAAAAGAAATTTTCAAAACCAAAACAGGGAAAATAACGTTCTGGTCCTCAAAACACTATATTCCTACAGAAACCACTGTCAAAGACTATATTTTACTGGGCGACTTGCATGCGCGTTTCACTAGCAGGGAAATTCACTAG
- a CDS encoding ATP-dependent Clp protease adaptor ClpS codes for MSVETSPLSPGVVEESDGKTHQSYLPLYKIIMWDDNVTTMEFVIRILINLFSKDYSTAEKLMYEIHLQGAGHVATLPLEQAEFKVEQVHTAAAMEEFPFTCTIEPA; via the coding sequence ATGTCAGTAGAAACATCACCTTTATCTCCAGGGGTTGTCGAGGAATCTGATGGGAAAACCCACCAGTCCTATCTCCCGTTATACAAAATTATCATGTGGGATGATAATGTAACGACCATGGAGTTTGTAATCCGGATTCTGATTAATCTCTTCAGTAAAGATTATTCGACCGCGGAAAAACTGATGTACGAAATCCATCTTCAAGGTGCTGGCCATGTAGCCACTTTGCCTTTGGAACAGGCAGAATTCAAGGTAGAGCAGGTTCATACTGCAGCGGCTATGGAAGAGTTTCCCTTTACTTGTACTATAGAGCCAGCCTAA
- a CDS encoding citrate synthase, whose translation MVETVTLTYQGKTYEFEVQEGTCGEKAIDITTLRNTTGLITYDPGFMSTGSCQSQITFLDGEKGILLYRGYPIEQIAEKSSFLETAYLLIYGELPTREQFDEFTYHVVHHSMVHESIKNLYDGFPNNPHPMAVCSAVVGSLATFYQNELDVRNEREVEIAIHRLMAKLPTIAAYSYKKSIGQPFQYPDNNLSYAANFLKMMFSLPCEPYEVDEDVAKVLDVLLILHADHEQNCSTSTVRLVGSSMCNLFASVSSAIYALWGPLHGGANQAVIEMLQVIHDDGGNVDKYVQKAKDSNDPFRLMGFGHRVYKNFDPRSRIIKKMAHKIFDKEASHEPLLEIALKLEEIAIKDNYFVEKKLYPNVDFYSGLIYKALNIPINMFPVMFAMGRLPGWIAQWKELQEDKQFRIGRPRQVYMGSPTRDYVPMQKRE comes from the coding sequence ATGGTAGAAACTGTCACGCTCACCTATCAGGGAAAAACCTACGAATTCGAAGTTCAAGAAGGCACCTGTGGAGAAAAAGCCATAGACATAACCACCCTGAGAAATACAACCGGATTGATAACATATGACCCAGGGTTCATGAGCACAGGCTCCTGCCAAAGTCAGATCACTTTTCTGGATGGTGAGAAAGGGATACTTCTGTACAGAGGCTATCCTATTGAGCAAATTGCTGAAAAAAGTTCTTTTTTAGAAACAGCCTATCTCCTCATTTATGGGGAGCTCCCTACTCGCGAACAATTTGACGAGTTCACATATCATGTGGTTCACCACTCCATGGTTCATGAGTCAATCAAGAATCTCTATGATGGATTTCCAAACAATCCCCATCCAATGGCAGTATGTAGTGCCGTAGTTGGCTCGCTGGCGACATTCTACCAAAATGAGCTGGACGTCAGGAATGAACGGGAGGTAGAAATCGCAATACACAGGCTAATGGCAAAACTTCCTACCATTGCCGCATACAGCTATAAAAAATCAATTGGCCAACCCTTTCAATACCCGGACAACAATTTAAGCTACGCTGCAAACTTTTTAAAAATGATGTTTTCGTTACCCTGTGAACCCTATGAAGTGGATGAAGATGTTGCCAAAGTTCTGGACGTCTTACTGATTCTCCACGCCGACCACGAACAAAACTGTTCGACTAGCACCGTCCGCCTTGTTGGTAGCTCAATGTGCAACCTGTTCGCTTCGGTTTCCTCTGCCATCTACGCATTATGGGGCCCCCTTCATGGTGGAGCTAACCAGGCTGTTATTGAAATGCTGCAAGTCATCCATGATGATGGAGGGAATGTGGATAAATACGTTCAAAAAGCCAAAGACTCAAATGATCCTTTCAGGCTAATGGGATTTGGACACAGAGTTTACAAAAACTTTGACCCTCGCAGCAGAATAATCAAAAAAATGGCCCATAAAATATTTGATAAAGAAGCAAGTCATGAACCACTCCTTGAAATAGCGCTTAAGCTGGAAGAAATTGCTATCAAGGATAACTATTTCGTTGAGAAAAAGCTTTATCCTAATGTTGATTTTTATTCCGGCTTGATTTACAAAGCCCTGAATATTCCTATAAATATGTTTCCCGTGATGTTCGCGATGGGACGCCTGCCAGGCTGGATAGCCCAATGGAAAGAACTTCAGGAAGACAAACAGTTCAGAATAGGACGCCCAAGACAGGTTTATATGGGTTCTCCAACAAGAGATTATGTTCCTATGCAGAAAAGAGAATAG
- a CDS encoding dicarboxylate/amino acid:cation symporter, translated as MMKHNWLLYSMIAGIFLGVFSGWMYGTSMLAVEWIGEMFLDALKMLVVPLIISSMIVGIAGLGDIRKVGKTGLIALIYFMMTTCMAVAIGLIVVNIIEPGVAVEMTVEHVPEKVAGKEEVRITDILKTFVSPNLVQSMVKMEILPLIMFSLVFGAVLTTLGEPGKRAIDFFDTVNNAVMKIVHLLMFVAPIGVFALIASKLGAAGGGDLFLVELAKVGKYAATVVIALLIHGILVLPIILYVTTRRNPFIYFKNVTEALTTAFSTASSSATLPVTIECAEDFNQVSRKSSLFVLPLAATVNMNGTALYESVAAMFIAQMLGVQLGFGDQMIIFVTATLAGIGAAGIPEAGLVTMVMVLQSVGLPLEGIGMLLSIDWFLDR; from the coding sequence GTGATGAAGCATAACTGGCTTTTATATTCGATGATTGCCGGCATCTTTTTAGGAGTTTTTTCTGGATGGATGTACGGAACCTCAATGTTAGCGGTGGAATGGATTGGCGAGATGTTTCTGGATGCGCTGAAAATGCTGGTGGTTCCTTTAATCATATCATCCATGATCGTTGGTATTGCAGGCCTTGGAGATATTAGAAAGGTGGGAAAGACCGGATTGATCGCACTCATATATTTCATGATGACTACCTGTATGGCAGTGGCTATTGGTTTGATCGTGGTTAACATTATCGAGCCGGGTGTTGCGGTTGAAATGACGGTTGAACATGTTCCTGAAAAAGTCGCGGGAAAAGAAGAAGTAAGAATCACGGATATTCTAAAAACTTTTGTTTCACCAAACCTTGTGCAGTCCATGGTGAAGATGGAAATTCTTCCTTTAATTATGTTTTCCCTTGTATTCGGTGCGGTATTAACCACTCTTGGGGAACCGGGCAAACGGGCTATAGATTTTTTTGATACGGTCAACAATGCGGTTATGAAAATCGTCCATTTACTTATGTTTGTTGCTCCAATTGGTGTTTTCGCATTGATTGCTTCAAAACTCGGTGCCGCCGGGGGGGGAGACTTGTTTCTGGTTGAGCTGGCTAAAGTCGGTAAATATGCAGCAACAGTAGTCATTGCTCTTTTAATTCACGGTATATTGGTGTTGCCGATAATTCTCTATGTGACGACGCGAAGAAACCCGTTCATTTATTTTAAAAATGTAACGGAAGCACTGACAACAGCCTTTTCAACGGCGAGCAGTTCAGCAACTTTGCCGGTAACCATTGAGTGCGCAGAAGATTTCAATCAAGTGTCCCGGAAATCCTCACTTTTTGTTTTGCCTCTTGCCGCCACGGTGAATATGAACGGCACAGCACTTTATGAATCTGTAGCGGCAATGTTCATTGCCCAAATGTTAGGGGTTCAATTGGGTTTTGGGGATCAAATGATTATATTTGTCACAGCAACATTAGCTGGTATAGGAGCGGCGGGAATTCCTGAGGCCGGGCTGGTCACTATGGTGATGGTGCTTCAGTCGGTAGGTCTTCCTCTGGAGGGGATAGGCATGCTCCTTTCAATAGACTGGTTTCTGGACCG
- a CDS encoding dicarboxylate/amino acid:cation symporter — AGIGAAGIPEAGLVTMVMVLQSVGLPLEGIGMLLSIDWFLDRCRTTVNVWGDSIGAGVVDHLEEKWVERGGET; from the coding sequence TAGCTGGTATAGGAGCGGCGGGAATTCCTGAGGCCGGGCTGGTCACTATGGTGATGGTGCTTCAGTCGGTAGGTCTTCCTCTGGAGGGGATAGGCATGCTCCTTTCAATAGACTGGTTTCTGGACCGATGTCGGACAACTGTAAACGTCTGGGGAGACTCCATTGGTGCTGGGGTTGTGGATCACCTGGAAGAAAAATGGGTAGAGAGAGGAGGAGAGACTTGA
- a CDS encoding sulfite exporter TauE/SafE family protein produces the protein MGRERRRDLIILALFGLIIGILSSASGLGGGFLVVPFLIFLGREAKLAVGTAFIYILMVSISSALAHYRLGNIDIKTGMIMALGGIAGAQIGPHLLQHLSDQNYKRIFSVLLMITAVWLFASTFTSSKG, from the coding sequence ATGGGTAGAGAGAGGAGGAGAGACTTGATCATACTGGCATTATTTGGCCTTATCATAGGCATTCTTTCTTCAGCTTCAGGATTGGGTGGAGGATTTCTTGTTGTACCCTTTTTGATTTTTCTGGGGCGGGAAGCCAAGTTGGCAGTAGGCACGGCTTTTATTTATATTTTAATGGTATCAATTTCTTCTGCCCTGGCACATTACAGGTTGGGAAACATTGATATAAAAACTGGAATGATTATGGCCCTGGGAGGTATTGCTGGTGCTCAAATCGGGCCTCATTTGTTGCAACATCTTTCGGACCAGAATTACAAACGCATTTTTTCAGTACTTCTGATGATAACAGCTGTCTGGCTATTTGCCAGTACCTTTACCAGCTCTAAAGGTTAA
- a CDS encoding DUF1566 domain-containing protein yields the protein MSRFIDNGNDTVTDSQTGLTWLKKDSRQLTGKWIHLEKAMKFAEEKNAENFGGFNDWRIPKMEDVKTIFDKSFSQRDFGNNEIHIPKEFEPKCADCTWTDTINGDRAMMFSLVKGRSSWINKFGEGPFAVRLVRGNSNAS from the coding sequence ATGTCACGATTCATAGACAATGGAAACGATACTGTTACCGACAGCCAAACAGGTTTGACCTGGCTTAAAAAGGACTCCAGGCAGTTAACTGGGAAATGGATTCACCTGGAAAAAGCCATGAAATTTGCAGAAGAAAAAAACGCAGAAAACTTTGGCGGCTTTAATGATTGGAGAATCCCTAAAATGGAAGATGTTAAAACCATTTTCGACAAAAGTTTCAGCCAAAGGGACTTTGGGAATAATGAAATCCATATCCCAAAAGAGTTCGAACCAAAATGCGCAGATTGCACCTGGACAGACACAATCAATGGAGACAGGGCTATGATGTTTAGCCTGGTTAAGGGCCGTTCAAGCTGGATCAACAAGTTTGGAGAAGGCCCTTTTGCTGTCAGGCTTGTTCGTGGTAACAGCAACGCATCTTGA
- a CDS encoding DUF2203 domain-containing protein encodes MTTKKLFTLEEANAIVPQLLGWVPEIQKLSNSMNRDFPDVHNAREKAKWNGGSLEGAEYLNVVLKYNRLIQEIESIGCEIKGIREGLIDFPSIREGREVYLCWRMPEKEIRYWHSMDAGFAGRQPI; translated from the coding sequence ATGACAACAAAAAAGCTTTTTACTTTGGAAGAGGCAAATGCCATTGTTCCCCAACTATTAGGTTGGGTCCCGGAAATCCAAAAATTGTCGAACTCTATGAACCGTGATTTCCCCGATGTTCACAACGCTCGGGAAAAGGCCAAGTGGAATGGAGGAAGTTTAGAAGGCGCTGAATACCTGAATGTAGTTTTGAAATATAACCGTTTGATCCAGGAAATTGAATCGATCGGATGTGAGATAAAAGGGATACGTGAAGGATTGATAGATTTTCCATCTATCAGAGAGGGAAGGGAGGTTTACCTGTGCTGGAGAATGCCGGAAAAAGAGATTCGCTACTGGCACAGTATGGACGCTGGTTTTGCTGGACGTCAGCCTATTTAG
- a CDS encoding formylglycine-generating enzyme family protein: MVAIIACFAITILFLLVIVWEIKKSIDHDERVQQISKKANDVEVADNRDFSIYETLVGDDGREMVLIPEGIFSRGSDSGGFDEKPMQEIYLDAYYVDKYEVSVEAYNKFRKAANYVEPSVPFFQGDGEVMKIPNNAVVGVSWQDATNYCTWAGKRLLTEAEWEKAARGTHGLKYPWGNKVLPDRANFAGTGDGFAYMSPVGKYPMGRSVYGVYDMAGNVSEWVNDFYDQFYYKNSPMMNPTGPENKKNRVFRGGSWDARSVDIRTSKRFAATPGRKDGILGFRCGRSKNPE, translated from the coding sequence ATGGTTGCCATTATAGCTTGTTTTGCAATCACTATTCTTTTTTTGCTGGTCATAGTCTGGGAGATAAAAAAATCCATTGACCACGATGAGAGAGTACAACAAATATCAAAAAAAGCCAATGATGTGGAAGTAGCAGATAATCGGGATTTCAGCATTTATGAAACTCTTGTTGGAGATGATGGGCGAGAGATGGTGTTGATTCCTGAAGGTATATTCTCACGTGGATCAGACTCAGGTGGGTTCGATGAGAAACCCATGCAGGAAATATATCTAGATGCATATTATGTTGATAAATATGAGGTGAGTGTGGAAGCTTATAACAAATTTCGCAAGGCGGCCAACTATGTAGAACCTTCGGTCCCTTTTTTTCAGGGTGACGGTGAAGTCATGAAGATTCCCAACAATGCTGTTGTTGGTGTTTCCTGGCAGGATGCGACCAATTACTGCACTTGGGCGGGCAAGAGACTACTGACCGAAGCAGAGTGGGAAAAAGCTGCGCGTGGCACTCACGGATTAAAGTATCCATGGGGCAATAAAGTTCTTCCCGATCGTGCCAACTTCGCTGGTACAGGTGATGGTTTTGCCTATATGTCACCGGTTGGAAAATATCCTATGGGCCGAAGTGTTTATGGTGTCTACGATATGGCTGGCAATGTTTCCGAATGGGTCAATGATTTCTATGACCAGTTTTATTATAAAAATTCGCCGATGATGAATCCTACTGGCCCTGAAAATAAAAAAAATCGTGTATTCCGTGGTGGGTCTTGGGATGCGAGAAGTGTGGACATCCGTACTTCTAAACGTTTCGCAGCTACACCTGGTAGAAAGGATGGTATTTTGGGTTTTCGTTGCGGTCGCTCTAAAAACCCTGAATAA
- a CDS encoding tetratricopeptide repeat protein: MANRCFPSRIWVFLFFFVSGATGLIYEVVWTRLLTLVMGNTHYSVSTVLTAFMGGLALGSYAGGKVIDRKFNPLAAYAYLEAGIGLYCLLIPTLIDQAFPIFKWVYLNLGDSYTQASLARFLICVAILIIPSTFMGATLPVLSKFVSQDEKLIGTDVGTLYSINTFGAVFGAWGSAFIFMRLFGVQSTIWMAAMLNMAISAVIFLLFKPPLIDKELSVIKSVLLPLNQREKLILLSFGLSGMVALVYQVAWNRILSLLLGSSVYAFSLILTVFIFGLALGTAGFSRLLPRFTDVMKVYGVTQIVIGIFALSIIPFFAHIPFANRWIYENWGLQFESVQLANFILIFALIFVPTFFMGTQFPLVIKLMVRKLETLGHNVGRAYASNTIGAIVGSFVAGFILIPELGLQTTMISGVLLNILIGIAILALGSNISFSLKIYFLPLVLMFSILAAKSIDPWDKSVISSGSFMPYRIADLKEAEQKKNKILFFKEGMHTTVTTELSVSGNIFLRVNGKTDASLALDMRTQLLSGYLPMLFHSDPKSALVIGQGSGITLGAVEQFPVDKIKLVEISPAVIEGSRFFDPFNHHALEDKRLTLKLEDGRNHIALTEDTYDVIVSEPSNPWISGVGALFTVNFFELLKKRLNPGGVACIWVHTNMSPESFKSIIRSFSKEFPFVSMWESIAGDDYLLIGSEKEYSLSYEKARQYLSNDLVGRDLHRIGIDNVPDLLSLMIMSREKLLEFSASAPLHTDDNSLLEFNAPKYVYKDERAVLVRQLTPYIKLVPDFVKFSDADVREKVMPSLVKLERSESQIEDIKNKASLERLLDKAMGEFNVGDINGALKSYRKILELDPDHVMTHYNMANIFLELQLMEKAEASFRKTLDINPYYVFGSIGLARLYVFSGKPDKAIEVLQESLNWYGGDQEISLYLGLAYAFKKETQKAIAELKKSLQWDPTFPPAHYYLGVQYQSWNPGLAKKHLQTFLKLVSSRPGYENLKPGAEKILNKL; encoded by the coding sequence CTGGCCAATAGATGTTTTCCTTCCCGAATCTGGGTTTTCCTGTTTTTTTTCGTATCTGGTGCAACGGGCTTGATCTATGAAGTTGTGTGGACCCGTTTGCTCACTCTTGTGATGGGTAACACCCATTATTCAGTTTCCACAGTCTTGACAGCATTCATGGGTGGGTTGGCACTAGGCAGTTATGCTGGTGGTAAAGTGATTGACAGAAAATTCAATCCTCTTGCTGCCTATGCATATCTGGAAGCAGGAATTGGTTTGTACTGTCTGCTCATTCCCACCCTTATTGATCAAGCATTCCCGATATTCAAATGGGTTTACCTCAATCTTGGAGACTCTTATACCCAGGCCAGTTTAGCTCGTTTTCTGATTTGTGTTGCGATTCTTATCATTCCCTCTACGTTCATGGGCGCGACGTTGCCCGTTCTCAGTAAATTTGTTTCTCAAGATGAAAAACTTATAGGAACAGATGTAGGAACCTTATACTCCATAAATACTTTTGGCGCGGTATTTGGAGCTTGGGGTTCGGCCTTTATATTCATGAGGCTGTTTGGGGTCCAATCTACCATCTGGATGGCGGCCATGCTGAACATGGCGATCTCCGCCGTAATTTTTCTACTCTTCAAACCTCCTTTAATAGATAAAGAGCTCTCTGTAATAAAGAGTGTTTTATTGCCTCTGAATCAAAGGGAAAAGTTAATCCTTTTGAGTTTTGGGCTTTCGGGAATGGTGGCTTTGGTTTATCAGGTTGCATGGAACCGAATTTTATCACTTTTATTGGGTTCTTCTGTCTATGCCTTCAGCCTGATATTGACTGTTTTCATATTTGGACTGGCTTTGGGAACGGCTGGGTTTTCCCGCCTTCTGCCCAGATTCACTGATGTTATGAAAGTGTATGGGGTTACCCAAATAGTGATCGGAATCTTTGCCCTTTCAATCATTCCCTTTTTTGCTCACATCCCTTTTGCCAATCGTTGGATTTATGAAAACTGGGGATTGCAGTTCGAGTCTGTTCAACTGGCAAACTTCATTCTTATTTTTGCCTTGATTTTTGTGCCGACTTTTTTTATGGGAACTCAATTCCCACTTGTCATTAAGCTGATGGTGCGGAAACTGGAAACCCTGGGACACAACGTGGGAAGGGCATATGCCAGCAATACAATCGGAGCTATCGTTGGTTCTTTTGTTGCGGGTTTTATCTTGATACCTGAGCTGGGACTTCAGACCACAATGATAAGTGGCGTGCTTCTTAATATCCTGATCGGAATCGCAATTCTTGCTTTAGGTTCAAACATTAGCTTTAGCTTGAAGATTTATTTTCTGCCTTTGGTGTTGATGTTTTCTATTCTGGCAGCAAAATCAATCGATCCCTGGGACAAGTCTGTTATTTCCAGCGGTTCTTTTATGCCCTACCGTATAGCGGATCTTAAAGAAGCGGAACAAAAGAAAAATAAAATCCTCTTTTTTAAAGAAGGAATGCACACCACGGTCACAACAGAGCTTTCAGTGTCTGGAAATATATTCCTGCGTGTTAATGGAAAGACTGATGCTTCATTGGCTTTGGATATGAGAACGCAATTGCTCTCCGGTTATCTGCCTATGTTGTTTCATTCCGATCCCAAATCTGCTCTGGTGATTGGGCAGGGTAGCGGGATCACTTTAGGTGCGGTGGAGCAGTTCCCGGTTGACAAAATTAAGCTTGTAGAAATCTCCCCTGCTGTCATTGAGGGCTCCCGCTTTTTTGATCCTTTTAATCACCATGCATTGGAAGACAAGCGATTGACCCTGAAGCTTGAAGATGGGCGTAACCATATAGCGCTGACAGAAGATACTTATGACGTTATTGTTTCAGAACCTTCCAATCCATGGATTTCGGGAGTTGGAGCTTTATTCACCGTCAACTTTTTTGAACTGTTGAAGAAACGTTTGAATCCGGGTGGGGTGGCATGTATCTGGGTCCACACAAATATGTCTCCAGAAAGTTTTAAGTCAATCATAAGGTCGTTTAGTAAAGAGTTTCCTTTTGTGAGCATGTGGGAGTCTATAGCCGGAGATGATTATCTGCTGATAGGGTCTGAAAAGGAATATAGCCTGTCTTATGAAAAAGCCCGCCAATATTTGTCAAATGATTTAGTGGGACGTGATTTGCACCGGATTGGTATCGACAATGTTCCTGATCTTTTGAGCCTGATGATCATGTCCCGGGAAAAGTTGCTGGAGTTCAGTGCCTCGGCTCCCTTGCATACCGATGATAATTCTTTGCTGGAGTTTAATGCTCCCAAATATGTTTATAAGGATGAACGGGCGGTTTTAGTCAGGCAATTGACACCTTATATTAAGTTGGTTCCAGATTTTGTAAAATTTTCTGATGCTGATGTTCGTGAAAAAGTGATGCCAAGTCTTGTGAAACTGGAGAGGTCTGAAAGCCAGATTGAAGATATTAAAAATAAGGCTTCTTTAGAGAGACTTTTAGATAAAGCCATGGGAGAATTTAATGTTGGCGATATCAATGGGGCTTTGAAAAGCTATAGAAAGATATTGGAATTAGACCCTGATCATGTGATGACTCATTACAACATGGCCAATATCTTTCTTGAACTCCAGTTGATGGAAAAGGCTGAGGCTTCTTTCCGGAAAACCCTGGATATCAATCCGTATTATGTTTTTGGTTCGATAGGGCTTGCCCGACTTTATGTGTTTTCAGGAAAACCTGATAAAGCTATTGAAGTTTTGCAGGAATCTCTAAATTGGTACGGGGGAGATCAGGAAATCAGCTTATATCTTGGGCTGGCTTATGCTTTCAAAAAGGAAACGCAAAAGGCCATTGCGGAACTTAAAAAGTCTTTGCAATGGGATCCGACTTTTCCTCCGGCGCATTATTACCTTGGAGTCCAGTATCAATCCTGGAATCCGGGGTTAGCCAAAAAGCATTTGCAGACATTTTTAAAACTGGTTTCATCGCGACCGGGCTATGAAAATCTTAAGCCGGGTGCGGAAAAAATATTAAATAAACTTTGA
- a CDS encoding tetratricopeptide repeat protein, with amino-acid sequence MPGKIKALWYFCIIVVIVGFITLAAKDKMEEARVQTEAETKVAAEIQKKIEEKTVKIDPVKLVRELNALGKYQEAVEVARKAGERNPDNAEIHTWWGISLVKLNKRGEAIERFIHASKKDPTDEKAHLYWGLTLAMDKKFQEAIGHYRTVLEINPEHSNAYAYWGASLSALEKLDEAVSKLEESLALNRFNSQAYGVLIDVLYKQKNYKLAWEMIHKARADNVSLPQTSIDQLSKVFPDPTH; translated from the coding sequence ATGCCAGGAAAAATTAAAGCTCTGTGGTACTTTTGTATTATCGTTGTCATTGTCGGCTTTATAACACTTGCCGCCAAAGACAAAATGGAAGAAGCTCGTGTGCAAACAGAGGCTGAAACTAAGGTTGCGGCTGAAATACAAAAGAAAATCGAAGAGAAAACCGTCAAGATAGATCCCGTCAAGTTGGTTCGTGAACTGAATGCGCTTGGCAAATACCAGGAAGCCGTCGAGGTTGCTAGAAAGGCTGGGGAAAGAAACCCGGATAATGCCGAAATCCATACTTGGTGGGGAATTTCCCTGGTCAAACTGAATAAGAGGGGTGAAGCCATTGAGCGTTTCATTCATGCCTCAAAAAAGGATCCTACAGATGAAAAAGCCCACCTGTATTGGGGGCTTACCTTGGCAATGGATAAAAAATTCCAGGAGGCTATAGGACATTACAGGACAGTTTTGGAAATCAACCCGGAGCACAGCAACGCCTATGCTTACTGGGGGGCATCCCTGAGTGCTTTGGAAAAACTGGATGAGGCTGTTTCTAAACTGGAAGAGAGTTTAGCGCTAAACAGATTTAACAGTCAGGCTTATGGGGTTTTGATTGATGTCCTTTATAAGCAGAAAAACTATAAGCTTGCCTGGGAAATGATTCACAAAGCCCGTGCGGACAATGTTTCACTTCCGCAGACTTCAATTGACCAATTGTCGAAGGTTTTTCCTGATCCTACCCATTAA